The Desulfosporosinus acidiphilus SJ4 genome has a window encoding:
- a CDS encoding 2-isopropylmalate synthase, which translates to MEKLYVFDTTLRDGEQSLGITLNVKEKLEIGHQLVKLGVDIIEAGFPASSPGDFESVQTMAKEIKGVTICGLTRAVANDIDLCADALRKAEYPRIHTGIGVSPIHMAKKLNLTPDRLIEQAVFAVKYAKKYVSDVEFYAEDAFRGEPKFLAKVIEAVISAGATVVNLPDTVGYASPWEYGDLISFIIKNVKNIDQAIVSVHCHNDLGMATANSLAGIKAGARQVEGTINGIGERAGNTSLEEVIMAIFTRRDGYGVESSINHREISATSRLVSRITGVTIPDHKAIVGANAFNHASGIHQDGVLKDRETYEIIQPETIGVPKNNINLTARSGRHALQFRLEELGYKIEGTHLDDVYQRFLLLADQKKEVFDQDLYVLMGDSDDTGNSIVFQSMSIATSGVGMATATVTLEFEGKTITDAACGNGPVNALFNTIDRITGNKATLEHYTLNSVTRSSEALGEATVKMRYEDGQLVVGKGYSTDVIEASAKAYINALTKKTPKAESTIAI; encoded by the coding sequence ATGGAAAAGTTATATGTTTTTGATACAACGCTTCGCGATGGAGAGCAATCTCTAGGGATAACTCTTAATGTTAAGGAAAAACTGGAAATTGGCCATCAGTTGGTCAAGCTCGGTGTTGATATTATCGAAGCTGGTTTTCCGGCTTCCTCGCCAGGGGATTTCGAATCTGTTCAAACCATGGCTAAGGAGATAAAAGGTGTTACTATTTGCGGTTTAACACGCGCAGTAGCAAATGATATTGATCTATGTGCTGATGCCTTACGCAAAGCAGAATATCCGAGAATTCATACCGGAATTGGAGTATCACCAATTCATATGGCCAAAAAGCTTAACTTAACTCCTGATAGACTTATCGAGCAGGCGGTTTTTGCAGTAAAGTATGCGAAGAAGTATGTCAGTGATGTCGAATTTTATGCGGAAGATGCTTTTCGTGGAGAACCGAAATTTCTAGCAAAAGTTATTGAAGCAGTTATTTCGGCAGGGGCCACGGTCGTGAATTTGCCGGATACAGTAGGATATGCAAGTCCCTGGGAATACGGTGATCTTATTAGTTTTATCATCAAAAACGTCAAGAATATTGATCAAGCAATTGTCAGTGTCCATTGCCATAATGATTTGGGGATGGCCACGGCGAATTCTCTTGCTGGAATTAAAGCGGGTGCCCGCCAAGTGGAAGGAACGATTAATGGAATTGGCGAGAGGGCAGGAAATACATCTCTTGAAGAAGTCATTATGGCTATCTTTACCCGGCGCGACGGATACGGAGTTGAAAGCAGCATAAATCATCGTGAAATTTCAGCGACAAGCCGACTGGTTTCTCGCATTACCGGAGTTACTATTCCGGATCATAAAGCAATTGTAGGGGCTAACGCATTTAATCATGCTTCAGGGATACATCAAGACGGAGTCTTGAAAGATAGGGAGACTTACGAGATTATCCAACCGGAGACCATCGGTGTTCCCAAGAATAATATTAATCTTACTGCCCGCTCAGGAAGACATGCTTTGCAATTTCGTCTTGAGGAATTGGGATATAAGATTGAAGGGACCCATTTGGATGACGTTTATCAGAGGTTCTTACTTTTGGCAGATCAGAAAAAAGAGGTCTTTGATCAGGATCTCTATGTTTTGATGGGTGATTCAGATGACACGGGGAACAGCATAGTATTCCAAAGTATGTCTATTGCCACCTCTGGAGTCGGAATGGCTACAGCTACAGTAACCTTGGAATTCGAAGGAAAAACAATAACTGATGCTGCCTGCGGCAATGGTCCGGTAAATGCGCTGTTTAATACCATCGACAGAATAACAGGCAATAAAGCAACTTTAGAACACTATACTCTCAATTCCGTAACGCGAAGCAGTGAGGCGCTTGGAGAGGCTACTGTTAAGATGCGTTACGAGGATGGTCAGTTAGTGGTCGGCAAAGGATATTCTACAGATGTGATAGAAGCCAGTGCCAAAGCTTATATTAATGCTCTGACTAAGAAAACCCCTAAAGCCGAGTCTACCATAGCGATCTAG
- a CDS encoding LysR family transcriptional regulator — protein sequence MEQHFLVFKEVAETKNITLSSKNLHMSQPSISLQIQNLENHYGARFFDRTNKGVTLTKEGEIFYKHVRSVLGILANAKEQICALAKDQRRLITLGATLTIGEYILPNILAFLFRTHPGVDFKVKIANTGSITQDVLEKKIHIGLIEGPVPHHKDLNVESFWEDELVVVLPYFHPWATRKSIALSELPYERLVAREVGSGTRKVMENAIKERGLDPSQLNVTMELGSTQAIKQVVAAGLGITIISSLTVRKDYDQKIFKTLKIQDAPVYRPLSILTNAHSTQTKDERRLTDLLHDRELLSEILSKDYNELEDHSNLSVNAK from the coding sequence ATGGAACAACACTTTCTTGTCTTTAAAGAAGTGGCCGAAACCAAAAATATAACACTATCCTCCAAAAACCTTCATATGAGTCAACCAAGTATAAGTTTGCAGATTCAAAATTTGGAAAATCATTATGGTGCCCGCTTTTTTGACAGGACTAATAAAGGGGTCACCCTAACAAAAGAGGGTGAAATATTTTATAAACACGTTCGCAGTGTTTTGGGGATTCTGGCTAATGCCAAGGAACAAATATGCGCTTTGGCTAAAGATCAGCGGAGATTAATAACTCTCGGTGCTACTTTAACTATCGGAGAGTATATCCTCCCCAATATTTTAGCCTTTTTATTTAGAACCCACCCTGGGGTTGATTTTAAAGTTAAGATTGCCAATACCGGCTCGATTACGCAAGATGTTCTGGAGAAGAAAATTCATATAGGCCTAATTGAAGGCCCTGTACCGCATCACAAAGATTTGAATGTGGAGAGTTTTTGGGAAGATGAGTTAGTAGTTGTCCTGCCATATTTTCATCCCTGGGCTACAAGAAAAAGCATTGCTCTCTCTGAACTCCCCTATGAGCGCTTAGTTGCCAGAGAGGTTGGGTCAGGGACACGTAAAGTCATGGAAAACGCTATTAAAGAGAGAGGGCTCGATCCCTCGCAATTAAATGTTACAATGGAGTTAGGAAGTACCCAGGCTATTAAACAAGTGGTTGCGGCAGGATTAGGCATAACGATCATTTCGTCATTGACTGTTCGGAAAGATTATGATCAAAAAATATTTAAAACCTTAAAAATCCAAGATGCCCCGGTTTATCGTCCTTTAAGTATTTTAACCAATGCTCATTCTACTCAAACAAAAGATGAACGTCGTTTAACCGATTTACTTCATGATCGCGAGTTGCTTTCGGAAATATTAAGTAAAGATTATAATGAATTAGAAGATCACAGCAACTTAAGTGTTAATGCCAAGTAA
- a CDS encoding acetyl-CoA hydrolase/transferase C-terminal domain-containing protein: MQENSGMIFEDVKKCVDEVIDYIGKDIVFSMTLALGKPILFINELYRRAKQDPEIKLKILTALPLEKPRGSNELENRYLKSLVNRIFAGVPDIEYMLDFRAGKLPANVEAYEFFSKAGGYLNNPQAQQNHMSTHYTHACRDAMALGVNVFGQLLGYREIDGKTMYSMGCNTDISLEALRTFQERRAKGEKVVLIGEANKNMPFMYGDAVVEGSSYDMILQGPDFNYELFAPPKDSVSLSDHMIGINVSTLIKDGGTIQVGIGALGDAIVSGLILRNEQNELYQEILEKTGIKKRYSKLIQNWGDTGVFEKGLYGSSEMFVDAFLQMYKSKILKRQVFENIPLMKLINAGKLSPENIPSDIIDQLIAMKAINTKLNENDFNFLIKFGILKKGLVLNNDVIMDKETAYSTDLNEEHNRSEIRRLLGNKLLGGQVILGAFFVGPKAFYNALNEMSEDERQLFGMSGVEKVNQLYGDEELRSLQRKDARFINTGMIASILGAIASDQLQDGRVVSGIGGQYNFVAMGHALPDARVIMMIKSTKGSGKNLKSNIVFSYGHCSIPKHMKDIIVTEYGIADIRSKPEKEVIAELINIADSRFQGQLLAQAKKAGKIPLDYEIPMEYRNNTPAKIASLLKPYQAQGVFKPFPFGTDLTEDDIILGGSLKTLKNLAKEHRIKMAKGILLELFRPIPKSVESHIKRMELSAPASIKERLLRKAIIYALRNSIPDSNRLSKYPMNNNKQLHAK, translated from the coding sequence ATGCAAGAAAATTCCGGAATGATCTTTGAAGATGTTAAAAAGTGCGTCGATGAAGTAATTGATTACATAGGCAAAGATATCGTTTTTTCTATGACCCTTGCTCTAGGGAAACCCATTCTCTTTATAAATGAGCTTTATAGGAGAGCAAAGCAAGATCCCGAAATTAAACTTAAAATTTTAACGGCACTTCCTCTTGAAAAGCCACGAGGCAGCAATGAACTTGAAAATAGATATTTGAAATCGTTAGTTAACAGAATTTTTGCAGGCGTACCGGATATAGAGTATATGCTCGATTTCCGAGCCGGAAAACTCCCTGCTAATGTTGAAGCCTATGAGTTTTTCAGTAAGGCAGGCGGATATTTAAATAACCCGCAAGCACAGCAGAACCATATGTCCACTCATTATACCCATGCCTGCCGAGACGCTATGGCCCTTGGGGTCAACGTATTCGGGCAGCTTCTGGGTTATCGGGAAATTGACGGCAAAACAATGTATTCCATGGGGTGCAATACTGACATTTCTTTAGAAGCTCTAAGAACCTTCCAAGAACGAAGAGCCAAGGGAGAGAAGGTCGTCCTGATTGGCGAAGCAAATAAAAACATGCCTTTTATGTATGGAGATGCCGTCGTTGAAGGAAGCAGCTACGACATGATTCTTCAAGGACCTGATTTTAATTATGAACTTTTTGCCCCGCCAAAAGATTCTGTTTCTTTGTCTGACCATATGATTGGAATCAATGTCAGTACCTTAATCAAAGACGGCGGGACCATTCAAGTTGGTATTGGGGCCCTTGGTGATGCCATTGTTTCAGGCCTTATCCTGCGCAATGAACAAAATGAATTATATCAAGAAATTCTCGAAAAAACCGGAATTAAAAAGCGATATAGTAAGCTGATTCAAAACTGGGGAGATACGGGTGTTTTTGAGAAGGGACTCTACGGTTCTTCAGAGATGTTTGTAGACGCCTTCCTGCAAATGTACAAAAGCAAGATTTTAAAACGCCAGGTCTTTGAAAACATCCCACTCATGAAACTCATCAACGCCGGAAAACTTTCACCGGAAAATATCCCATCAGATATCATTGATCAATTAATTGCCATGAAGGCTATCAATACAAAGCTTAATGAAAATGACTTTAACTTTTTAATAAAGTTCGGAATACTAAAAAAAGGACTCGTTTTAAACAATGACGTCATAATGGATAAAGAGACTGCCTATTCGACGGATCTCAATGAAGAACATAACCGTTCGGAGATACGAAGATTACTCGGCAATAAGTTACTGGGCGGACAGGTTATTCTCGGAGCTTTCTTTGTTGGACCTAAAGCATTTTATAATGCATTAAATGAGATGAGTGAAGATGAAAGGCAGCTTTTTGGCATGTCCGGGGTGGAAAAAGTTAATCAGCTTTACGGTGATGAAGAGTTGAGGAGCCTGCAGCGTAAGGATGCACGTTTCATTAATACAGGCATGATTGCAAGTATCCTGGGAGCCATCGCTTCTGATCAACTTCAGGACGGCCGTGTTGTCAGCGGCATTGGGGGGCAATATAACTTTGTAGCTATGGGACATGCGCTCCCCGATGCCCGGGTCATCATGATGATAAAAAGCACAAAAGGTTCCGGGAAAAACCTCAAATCTAATATTGTATTTAGTTATGGTCATTGCTCCATTCCCAAGCACATGAAAGATATTATTGTTACCGAGTATGGCATTGCAGATATCCGAAGCAAACCCGAAAAAGAAGTGATTGCTGAATTGATTAATATTGCTGATTCGCGATTCCAAGGACAATTGCTGGCTCAGGCAAAAAAAGCCGGTAAAATACCTCTCGATTATGAAATTCCGATGGAATATCGCAATAATACTCCTGCTAAAATTGCTTCGTTACTCAAACCCTACCAAGCACAAGGTGTATTTAAACCCTTCCCTTTTGGGACGGACTTAACGGAAGATGATATCATTTTAGGCGGTTCCCTTAAAACATTAAAAAACCTTGCTAAAGAACATCGAATAAAAATGGCAAAAGGAATACTTCTAGAATTGTTTAGGCCGATTCCGAAATCGGTCGAAAGTCATATAAAACGAATGGAACTCTCCGCCCCTGCCTCAATAAAGGAGAGACTCTTAAGAAAAGCAATAATTTATGCCTTGAGGAATAGTATCCCAGATTCCAACAGACTTTCAAAGTATCCAATGAATAACAACAAACAACTCCATGCTAAATAA
- a CDS encoding cytochrome c3 family protein, whose protein sequence is MAPNEGQPAKASKTQKTVLIGLIVLVVLLVGAYAGMHYTSRPQFCTSCHEIAPQVASWEKGPHKTVECLNCHAAPGNIGYIVRKVSSYKELYLHFTHQVPAQIAWTPHIDACLYCHSGKDSAYPNAKNITLAPGSAPNAPPISHQPMISGNVNCISCHGNVGHASTSTTTQ, encoded by the coding sequence ATGGCACCAAATGAAGGACAGCCCGCCAAAGCCAGTAAAACTCAAAAAACCGTGCTAATTGGATTAATTGTACTTGTAGTATTGCTCGTTGGAGCTTACGCAGGAATGCACTACACTTCTCGTCCACAATTCTGTACGTCTTGTCATGAAATTGCCCCCCAAGTGGCCTCTTGGGAAAAAGGCCCTCACAAAACAGTAGAGTGCCTAAATTGTCATGCTGCGCCTGGGAACATCGGCTACATAGTGCGTAAAGTAAGCAGTTATAAAGAACTTTACCTGCATTTCACTCATCAAGTTCCGGCTCAAATAGCATGGACCCCTCATATCGATGCTTGTTTGTATTGCCATAGCGGCAAAGACAGTGCTTACCCAAATGCTAAAAATATTACCCTTGCCCCCGGTTCTGCTCCAAATGCCCCGCCTATCAGCCACCAACCCATGATTTCCGGTAATGTTAACTGTATCTCTTGTCATGGTAATGTGGGTCATGCATCAACATCAACCACTACTCAGTAA
- a CDS encoding cytochrome c3 family protein, protein MRRLKILVFSILTLVIITLIAACNNQTPAPAPTSPQTTPNVTQTSNTNPTYVGEQTCLSCHKKTNYDKTAHFQSFKPLSAYKFDKTYSTVTVYDGAANDAKSTTVDLSKALGVQMDTYVIAQIPKTAGFAKQYYRVGKVSKNPDGTYKIQSAGLVKGTQNWSAEDYSCLECHSPSMGKAGSPDLTITCESCHGPGSAHVAATSDDQKKATMPLPTSDTCLKCHNSDPTKDPKTGAIITTNHYGTRDFTFSKHNTTGMINGCLTCHQYHAPDANGGLLRKTNPNDICATCHAGKNYDVKTIMWDNKSDPYNHITADHSFTAVPESATKVNPTTKNVEITDPTVLDMIKKALPNLAK, encoded by the coding sequence GTGCGTCGTCTTAAAATTCTTGTTTTTTCGATCTTGACTTTAGTTATAATCACCCTCATTGCAGCCTGTAATAATCAGACTCCTGCACCTGCACCAACTTCGCCCCAAACGACACCCAATGTAACGCAGACTTCTAACACCAATCCAACTTACGTAGGAGAACAAACTTGTCTATCTTGTCATAAGAAAACCAACTATGATAAAACAGCTCATTTTCAGTCCTTTAAACCATTATCGGCTTATAAATTTGACAAAACCTATAGTACAGTTACCGTCTATGATGGAGCTGCTAATGACGCTAAATCTACAACAGTTGATTTGAGTAAAGCACTTGGAGTTCAAATGGACACATATGTTATTGCTCAAATTCCTAAGACAGCCGGTTTTGCCAAACAATATTACAGGGTAGGAAAGGTCAGCAAAAACCCAGACGGAACTTACAAGATCCAAAGTGCAGGTCTTGTCAAAGGAACTCAAAACTGGTCTGCGGAAGATTATTCCTGTCTCGAATGCCATAGCCCTAGTATGGGAAAAGCAGGTTCACCAGATTTAACGATTACCTGCGAATCATGTCACGGACCTGGCAGCGCGCATGTTGCAGCAACCTCGGACGATCAAAAGAAAGCGACTATGCCTTTGCCCACTTCAGATACTTGCTTAAAGTGCCACAATAGTGATCCTACGAAAGATCCGAAGACTGGTGCAATTATAACCACAAACCACTACGGAACACGCGACTTTACGTTCAGTAAGCATAATACAACGGGTATGATTAACGGATGCTTGACCTGTCACCAATATCATGCTCCTGATGCTAACGGCGGATTACTGAGGAAAACCAATCCAAATGATATTTGTGCCACTTGTCATGCAGGGAAAAACTACGATGTAAAAACAATCATGTGGGATAATAAGTCTGATCCCTATAACCACATCACTGCCGACCATAGTTTCACAGCTGTTCCAGAGTCTGCAACAAAAGTTAATCCAACGACTAAAAATGTCGAAATCACAGACCCAACGGTGTTGGATATGATTAAAAAGGCGTTGCCTAATTTAGCTAAGTAA
- a CDS encoding ketopantoate reductase family protein, with translation MKVLVIGLGALGTAYSCFLSLAGHEVTGVGRPAILDKIRNNGVKVTGIWGEHSAKLSGMVSEVAELDRDQFEMIIVTVKTFATEEIAKNISHLVGDNTHVFLLQNGYGNFESAANYISEDRIILGRVIFGAELVAPGESIVTVIADDVVLGSPKNLIPHEFLDEYAGIFTKAGIPTKSSLEIMKYIWGKIIYNSALNSLGAIFEVSYGQLAEEPITRDLMNKIIEEIFNLFKARGIVTFWSDAQSYLENFYQNLIPPTSAHHASMLQDIQSGRRTEIESLNGAVVKLAHESGVSVPTNEIIVSMVKAKEHFNYRQRTC, from the coding sequence GTGAAGGTTTTGGTAATCGGTCTGGGTGCGTTAGGAACAGCATATTCCTGTTTTTTAAGTTTGGCGGGGCACGAAGTGACAGGAGTAGGTAGACCCGCTATTTTAGATAAGATTAGAAACAATGGTGTTAAAGTTACAGGTATTTGGGGAGAACATAGCGCTAAACTTAGTGGAATGGTATCTGAGGTCGCAGAACTCGATCGTGATCAATTCGAAATGATTATTGTCACCGTAAAAACCTTTGCAACTGAAGAAATCGCCAAAAATATTTCCCATCTCGTTGGAGATAATACTCATGTGTTTCTCCTGCAAAATGGCTATGGAAATTTTGAATCGGCAGCGAACTATATTTCCGAAGATAGAATTATACTAGGGAGAGTAATTTTTGGAGCAGAGCTGGTTGCTCCGGGGGAGTCAATCGTTACAGTAATAGCAGATGATGTAGTTTTAGGGTCACCCAAAAATCTTATACCTCATGAGTTTCTTGATGAGTATGCAGGGATTTTTACTAAAGCAGGCATTCCCACAAAGTCTTCCCTTGAAATCATGAAATATATTTGGGGAAAAATCATTTATAACTCAGCGCTTAACTCCCTTGGTGCGATCTTTGAAGTGAGTTATGGTCAACTGGCTGAAGAACCCATTACCAGGGATCTCATGAATAAGATTATTGAAGAAATTTTTAACTTGTTTAAAGCGAGGGGAATCGTAACATTTTGGTCTGATGCTCAAAGTTATCTGGAAAACTTCTATCAGAACTTGATCCCTCCGACATCCGCCCATCACGCTTCAATGCTTCAAGATATTCAGAGTGGCCGCCGTACAGAAATTGAATCTCTCAATGGTGCCGTGGTTAAACTAGCTCATGAATCAGGAGTGTCCGTCCCCACGAATGAAATTATCGTGTCTATGGTAAAGGCCAAAGAACATTTTAATTATCGCCAACGCACATGTTGA
- a CDS encoding flavodoxin family protein encodes MKVVAFNGSPRANGNTAQSLKMVLAELEKEGIETEIVQLGGRKVFGCLACGQCGKNKDNRCARKDDEMNTFIEKIEKADGIIIGSPTYFSNVSTEVKALIDRCGYVAKSNGGSLLRGKVGTAVVSVRRAGSTFTYSAINFFFGIAEMTICSSSYWNMTLSRDPGDVQKDEEGIQTFQVLGQNMAKLLKQVR; translated from the coding sequence ATGAAAGTTGTTGCATTTAATGGCAGCCCTCGAGCCAATGGAAATACTGCCCAAAGCCTTAAAATGGTCTTGGCTGAATTAGAGAAGGAAGGCATCGAGACAGAAATCGTCCAATTGGGAGGGCGTAAAGTCTTTGGTTGTTTGGCTTGCGGTCAATGTGGAAAAAACAAAGATAACCGCTGTGCACGCAAGGACGATGAAATGAATACCTTCATTGAAAAGATAGAAAAAGCTGATGGCATTATCATTGGTTCCCCCACCTACTTTAGTAATGTCAGTACTGAAGTAAAAGCTTTAATCGATCGATGTGGATATGTTGCAAAATCCAACGGAGGCTCTTTACTCAGAGGAAAAGTTGGAACAGCTGTGGTTTCCGTGCGCAGAGCAGGTTCAACCTTTACATATTCGGCTATTAACTTCTTTTTTGGTATCGCCGAAATGACAATTTGCTCTTCAAGCTATTGGAATATGACCCTATCGCGTGACCCGGGAGACGTCCAAAAGGATGAGGAAGGAATTCAGACTTTCCAGGTCCTCGGCCAAAATATGGCAAAGCTTCTAAAGCAAGTTCGTTAA
- a CDS encoding winged helix-turn-helix transcriptional regulator, which produces MIKFKNNEYQCSMELTLALIGGKWKALILWHLGDKTLRYNEMRKVLPSITPKMLTQQLRELEDSGLVKRLIYTQIPPKVEYSLTDAGKSLLPILDTLCKWGLSYASEFEHAEQNKEVE; this is translated from the coding sequence ATGATTAAGTTTAAGAATAATGAATACCAGTGTTCAATGGAATTAACGTTAGCTTTGATAGGTGGAAAGTGGAAAGCCCTAATACTCTGGCATTTAGGCGATAAAACCTTAAGATATAATGAGATGAGAAAGGTTTTGCCTAGTATTACTCCTAAAATGCTGACTCAGCAGTTAAGAGAATTAGAAGATAGTGGACTGGTCAAGCGATTGATCTATACGCAAATCCCCCCCAAGGTCGAATATTCCCTAACTGATGCCGGAAAAAGTCTCTTGCCAATCCTAGATACTCTCTGTAAATGGGGGTTAAGCTATGCAAGTGAATTTGAACATGCGGAACAAAACAAAGAAGTTGAGTGA
- a CDS encoding bacteriohemerythrin — protein MLVWKEEYSIGVEHIDEQHKHLFEIGNRIYDLLENYLYVDKYDKIIAIIHELSDYTKYHFKAEEDYMLEIKYPRYFSQKVEHDDFIQKIEQIDFEEIDQDQDKHIREILTFVFDWVLEHILKKDMLIGA, from the coding sequence TTGTTAGTCTGGAAAGAGGAATATTCAATAGGAGTAGAACATATTGACGAACAACATAAGCACCTTTTTGAAATAGGAAATAGAATATACGACTTATTAGAAAATTATTTGTATGTTGACAAGTATGATAAAATCATAGCGATCATCCACGAACTGAGTGATTATACAAAGTATCATTTTAAAGCTGAGGAAGATTATATGCTGGAAATAAAATATCCTCGGTATTTTAGCCAAAAAGTTGAACATGATGACTTCATTCAAAAAATTGAACAAATAGATTTTGAAGAAATTGATCAAGACCAGGACAAACATATCCGCGAAATTTTAACCTTTGTGTTTGATTGGGTACTAGAACATATTTTGAAAAAGGATATGCTTATCGGAGCTTAA
- a CDS encoding DUF1858 domain-containing protein, whose product MITGDMSITEVVEKYPKAADILLSYGMHCFGCMAARFENLEQGALAHGIDVPHLLKDLNDAITH is encoded by the coding sequence ATGATAACAGGAGATATGTCAATCACTGAAGTTGTTGAAAAGTATCCTAAAGCAGCAGATATCCTGCTTAGCTACGGAATGCATTGTTTCGGATGTATGGCCGCACGTTTTGAAAATTTGGAGCAAGGAGCTTTGGCCCACGGGATTGATGTTCCTCATTTACTCAAAGATCTTAACGATGCTATCACTCATTAA
- a CDS encoding winged helix-turn-helix transcriptional regulator, translated as MEDYHLCPKFESAFELIGKRWTGLIIRVLQTGPKRFKELTETIPSVSGKVLTERLKELECEGIISRQVYPEMPVRIEYSLSPKGEDLIPVFDELQNWAMKWVGLHRDLKIQAEIDKK; from the coding sequence ATGGAAGACTATCATCTCTGTCCGAAATTTGAATCTGCCTTTGAATTAATTGGTAAACGATGGACGGGCTTAATAATTCGAGTCTTACAAACAGGGCCGAAGCGCTTCAAGGAATTGACAGAAACAATACCTAGTGTCAGCGGTAAAGTATTGACCGAGCGTTTAAAGGAATTGGAGTGTGAGGGGATTATAAGTCGACAGGTTTATCCGGAAATGCCTGTTCGTATCGAATACAGCTTAAGTCCTAAAGGGGAAGACCTTATTCCTGTTTTTGACGAATTGCAAAACTGGGCTATGAAATGGGTTGGACTGCATAGAGATCTGAAAATACAAGCTGAAATAGATAAAAAATAG
- a CDS encoding HD domain-containing protein gives MTKNDVLFLNAWFEQFTNCFTSEDPEVAANIRYKREHSFRVRDYMLMIGRDLQLPKNQMILAEVIGLLHDVGRFEQYSKYHTFKDHLSEDHAMLGLLTLEREKILNDRTNESEKEIISSAIRNHNQRVIEENLSDVTLMFCRLIRDADKLDIFEQIISFYENPSKTPYLAVETNSEDTRYSTNIIESILNGKQISYTTVKNPLDIKLIRLSWLLDLSFPISLKIAQSKQYFERFKVFIPTTEDTRQVFNYIEQRVFQKLSVLSEKVKP, from the coding sequence ATGACCAAGAATGATGTTCTTTTCTTAAACGCTTGGTTTGAACAATTTACCAACTGTTTTACTTCTGAGGACCCCGAAGTGGCGGCTAATATAAGGTATAAAAGAGAGCATTCCTTTAGAGTTAGGGATTACATGCTAATGATTGGCCGGGACCTTCAGTTACCTAAGAACCAAATGATATTGGCCGAGGTAATAGGGTTATTGCATGATGTTGGCCGTTTTGAACAATACTCAAAATATCATACGTTTAAGGATCATTTAAGTGAAGATCATGCCATGTTGGGCTTATTGACATTAGAACGAGAAAAGATTCTTAATGACCGTACCAACGAATCGGAAAAGGAAATCATTAGCTCAGCAATTAGAAATCACAACCAGCGTGTGATCGAAGAGAACCTTAGTGATGTTACCTTAATGTTTTGCAGATTGATACGAGATGCCGATAAATTAGATATCTTTGAGCAAATTATTAGTTTTTATGAGAATCCTTCTAAAACTCCATACCTGGCGGTAGAGACCAACAGCGAGGATACACGTTATTCTACAAATATCATCGAGAGTATTTTAAACGGAAAACAGATTTCCTACACGACTGTCAAAAATCCATTAGATATTAAATTAATCAGATTGTCCTGGCTGCTAGATTTATCTTTCCCGATTTCCTTGAAAATTGCTCAAAGCAAACAATACTTTGAAAGATTTAAGGTCTTTATTCCGACTACGGAGGATACTCGACAGGTTTTTAATTATATAGAGCAGCGTGTTTTTCAAAAGTTAAGTGTTCTTTCGGAAAAGGTTAAACCTTAA